One genomic region from Gossypium hirsutum isolate 1008001.06 chromosome D13, Gossypium_hirsutum_v2.1, whole genome shotgun sequence encodes:
- the LOC107888335 gene encoding mitochondrial pyruvate carrier 1, translating into MASSFRAFLNSPVGPKTTHFWGPVANWGFVLAGLVDMNKPPEMISGNMTSAMCVYSALFMRFAWMVQPRNYLLLACHASNETVQLYQLSRWARAQGYLSDKKDKATLQ; encoded by the exons ATGGCTTCTTCCTTCCGAGCATTCCTAAACAGTCCAGTTGGCCCAAAAACAACTCACTTTTGGGGGCCTGTTGCAAATTGGGGTTTTGTTCTCGCT GGATTGGTGGACATGAATAAGCCCCCAGAAATGATTTCTGGCAACATGACATCAG CGATGTGTGTCTATTCTGCATTATTCATGAGGTTTGCATGGATGGTACAACCACGAAACTATCTACTGTTGGCGTGCCATGCTTCAAATGAGACAGTACAGCTCTACCAACTCTCCCGTTGGGCAAGAGCTCAAGG GTATTTGTCGGATAAGAAAGACAAAGCTACATTGCAGTAA
- the LOC107888334 gene encoding uncharacterized protein, with amino-acid sequence MPCTTTVDCPGCPPRRALTFDALGLIKVIEAREKGAGVAKVVERWGDPDASKCVLAASMNDRKIDPIEIFNPLNGELYRTVSDVSNAGVRPEDDAAFVQKTESGVNPEVMHFAHM; translated from the exons ATGCCTTGCACGACCACCGTCGACTGCCCTGGCTGTCCTCCACGTCGAGCCTTGACTTTTGATGCGCTTGGACTCATCAAAG TAATCGAAGCTCGAGAGAAAGGAGCAGGAGTTGCCAAAGTGGTGGAGAGATGGGGAGATCCTGATGCTTCCAAATGTGTGCTTGCCGCTTCCATGAATGACCGCAAAATCGACCCC ATTGAGATATTTAATCCCCTTAATGGTGAACTTTACCGTACGGTTTCCGATGTTAGTAATGCTGGTGTTAGGCCAGAAGATGATGCTGCATTTGTTCAGAAGACAGAGAGTGGAGTTAACCCCGAG GTCATGCACTTTGCTCACATGTAA